One part of the Deinococcus betulae genome encodes these proteins:
- the coxB gene encoding cytochrome c oxidase subunit II encodes MNTTHRHSGTRRTRWALPSLALFGAALLTGCQQAQQSLSIGDMASAFNREIWVMSIWAIALSVIIFIGVSFALFYTVQKFREDKHDAPPAQFHGNNKLEVWLVAVPVVIVIFLSVLTVRSMAILNPTPDQATKIDVLAKQFWWNFTYPETTADAGGKVANGNELLMPTKQPVALTVTSGDVIHGFWAPNIGGQRAAMPAVQKTWQVDTDRAGVYQGNCSQLCGASHANMRYKVVALEQERYNTVLAAMKAYRAPEPAAGSAEARGLQLFLQGKPETGAASCAGCHRVQGTSAAGQVGPDLSFFGTRRTLGAGMWEGEKAQEMLIPWLKHAPRVKPGALMPTYDGSKYMSKGKLLKGGTLTDAEISDIAAYLRSLKLPEEADYWRDVPVIGAASTGGTQ; translated from the coding sequence TTGAATACCACACACCGCCACAGTGGCACACGGCGAACCAGGTGGGCACTGCCCTCCCTGGCCCTCTTTGGCGCGGCCCTGCTCACCGGCTGTCAGCAGGCGCAGCAGAGCCTTTCGATTGGGGACATGGCGTCGGCCTTCAACCGGGAAATCTGGGTGATGAGCATCTGGGCCATCGCGCTCTCGGTCATCATCTTTATTGGCGTGTCGTTCGCGCTGTTCTACACGGTGCAGAAGTTCCGCGAAGACAAGCACGACGCGCCGCCCGCGCAGTTTCACGGCAACAACAAGCTCGAAGTCTGGCTGGTGGCTGTGCCGGTGGTCATCGTGATTTTCCTGAGCGTGCTGACTGTGCGCTCGATGGCCATCCTGAACCCCACCCCCGACCAAGCCACCAAGATTGACGTCCTGGCCAAGCAGTTCTGGTGGAACTTCACGTACCCCGAAACCACCGCCGACGCCGGCGGCAAGGTGGCCAACGGCAACGAGCTGCTGATGCCCACCAAGCAGCCTGTGGCCCTGACCGTCACCAGTGGCGACGTGATTCACGGCTTCTGGGCGCCCAACATCGGCGGTCAGCGCGCCGCCATGCCCGCCGTGCAGAAGACCTGGCAGGTGGACACCGACCGCGCAGGCGTTTACCAGGGCAACTGCTCGCAGCTGTGCGGCGCTTCTCACGCCAACATGCGGTACAAGGTCGTCGCGCTGGAGCAGGAACGGTACAACACTGTCCTGGCCGCCATGAAGGCCTACCGCGCCCCCGAACCCGCCGCCGGCAGCGCCGAGGCGCGCGGCCTGCAACTGTTCTTGCAGGGCAAGCCCGAAACGGGCGCCGCTTCCTGCGCGGGCTGCCACCGCGTGCAGGGCACCTCGGCTGCTGGTCAGGTGGGCCCAGACCTGAGTTTCTTCGGCACGCGCCGCACCCTGGGCGCCGGCATGTGGGAAGGCGAGAAAGCCCAGGAGATGCTCATCCCCTGGCTCAAGCACGCTCCGCGCGTCAAGCCCGGCGCGCTGATGCCCACCTATGACGGCAGCAAGTACATGTCGAAGGGCAAGCTGCTCAAGGGCGGCACCCTCACCGACGCTGAAATCAGCGATATCGCCGCGTACCTGCGCAGCCTGAAACTGCCTGAGGAAGCGGATTACTGGCGTGACGTGCCCGTGATTGGCGCGGCCAGCACCGGAGGCACCCAGTGA
- a CDS encoding heme o synthase yields MTTSEPLSAPPARATWRDYLSLTKPKVISLLLWTTVTAMVMAAQGWPGLWLLLVVSVAGYMSAGSAGVFNMIIDRDIDIKMARTAQRPTTSGLISTRDAAIFGASLQILSFVMLWVWATPLAAWMSLAGFLTYVVVYTQLLKRNTWHNIVLGGAAGCFPPLVGWAAVTGDLNLFAWFLFAIIFFWTPVHFWALALMIKDEYREVGIPMLPVVHGDKLTVAQIGLYAIYTVVLSVMPVFFQEVGGLYFVSALGLGGWLLVLSWRLYRHVMAGHKVERKVAVPLYLYSMLYLALLFVAGAVDRVLLAGL; encoded by the coding sequence ATGACCACCTCTGAACCCCTGAGCGCCCCCCCCGCCCGCGCCACCTGGCGCGACTACCTCTCGCTGACCAAGCCCAAGGTCATCAGCCTGCTGCTGTGGACCACCGTGACCGCCATGGTGATGGCCGCTCAGGGCTGGCCAGGGCTGTGGCTGCTGCTCGTGGTCAGTGTGGCCGGCTACATGTCGGCGGGTTCGGCGGGCGTTTTTAACATGATTATTGACCGCGACATCGACATCAAGATGGCGCGCACCGCCCAGCGGCCCACCACCAGCGGCCTGATCAGCACGCGCGACGCGGCCATCTTCGGCGCCTCGCTTCAGATTCTCTCGTTCGTGATGCTGTGGGTCTGGGCCACGCCGCTGGCCGCCTGGATGAGCCTGGCGGGCTTTCTCACCTACGTGGTGGTCTACACGCAGTTGCTCAAGCGCAACACCTGGCACAACATCGTGCTGGGGGGCGCCGCCGGGTGCTTCCCGCCGCTGGTGGGCTGGGCGGCGGTCACGGGCGACCTCAACCTGTTTGCCTGGTTTCTGTTCGCCATCATCTTTTTCTGGACCCCGGTGCACTTCTGGGCGCTGGCCCTGATGATCAAAGATGAGTACCGCGAGGTCGGCATTCCCATGCTACCAGTCGTTCACGGCGACAAATTGACGGTGGCCCAGATTGGCCTGTACGCCATCTACACGGTCGTGCTGTCCGTCATGCCGGTGTTTTTTCAGGAGGTCGGCGGGCTGTACTTCGTCTCGGCGCTGGGTCTGGGCGGCTGGCTGCTGGTGCTGTCCTGGCGCCTGTACCGCCACGTGATGGCCGGCCACAAGGTCGAGCGCAAGGTGGCGGTGCCGCTGTACCTGTATTCCATGCTGTACCTGGCGCTGCTGTTCGTGGCCGGCGCCGTGGACCGCGTGCTGCTGGCCGGTCTGTAA